The DNA segment CAAATTCCACGACCCGGTGTCCGCCGGTAACCGCGATCATGTCCACCAGGGGATGGGTCATCAGCATCTGGGCCGTGGGGATCGAGGGTTCCGCAACCGTGGTCAGGCAGTCCGGCGGGCCTCCGGCATCGACAATGGCCTGATTCAGATCCCGGACCACCCGGGCCGAAATCTCCTTGGTCTTGGGATGGGGATTGAAAACAACAGAATTCCCGCCGGCCAGCATGAGGATGCTGTTGTGGAGGATGCCGGGGGCGGCGTTGGTGACGGCGTTGACCGAAGCGATGACCCCGACCGGAATCCTTTCCAGCAGCGTGGTCCCCCGATCACCGCTGAAGACTTCGGGGGCCAGATCCTCCAGGCCGGGGGCCTGACAAGCCACCTCGATCTTCAACATGGTACCTTCCACAGCCCCCAATTCGGCTTCGGCCAATTCGAGTTCGCCGTAGGTCCGCCGGTTGGCCAACCCCACCTGCCTTATGACTTGAATTATTTTTTCCCGCAGTTCCAGGGAAAGCTCGACCAATGCCGCCTGGGCCTTGACCGCCGCCTGAATGGCCTCTTCCATGGCCCCATACACCCCCCAGGCGGTCTCCGCGGCTGAAGACGCCTGCCCCGAACCGGCGGCAGGGTTCATTTCCGACCAGATCAGGGAAACGATCCGTTCAATCTGATTTTTATCCATGGCTATTCCCGTCCCCGATTATCTGTTTGATCCGGCTCAAGCCTGAGACCATAGCGGTAGCGAAAGTCATCGGTCAGGACACAGCGCCGCACCAGGGTGAAGACCCGGGGCCGGGTGTGCCCCTCCCCATTGGTAGCGATGTGAAAGGAAACAAACCCTTCTCCGGCCACTCCCACACTGGCCAGTCCGCAGGATCCGTTTTTGACAAAGGCTGCACACTTTGCCCTACTGGCCATGGCCCGGATGTTGGTAATATTATTGGAGTGGATGGCCATGGTGTGCCCGTTGCCCTGTTCCGCGGCGATGGCCCGGTTGATGGCCTCCCCCGCGTCCCGGCATCGAACCAGGGGGATGACCGGCATGATCTGCTCAGTCCAGACCAAGGGATGATCGGGCCCCGTTTCCAGGATCACGATCTTGGCCTCCGGACCCACTTCAAGGCCGATGGCTCGCAAAATGAAACTGGGAGGTTTACCAATATAGTCCATATTGATCACCCCTGGTTGGCCAGGGCCGCGGACCTCCTTGAAAATATGGGGGATCAAATCCTGCCC comes from the Deltaproteobacteria bacterium genome and includes:
- a CDS encoding aldehyde dehydrogenase family protein encodes the protein MDKNQIERIVSLIWSEMNPAAGSGQASSAAETAWGVYGAMEEAIQAAVKAQAALVELSLELREKIIQVIRQVGLANRRTYGELELAEAELGAVEGTMLKIEVACQAPGLEDLAPEVFSGDRGTTLLERIPVGVIASVNAVTNAAPGILHNSILMLAGGNSVVFNPHPKTKEISARVVRDLNQAIVDAGGPPDCLTTVAEPSIPTAQMLMTHPLVDMIAVTGGHRVVEF